A window of Methanolobus sediminis contains these coding sequences:
- a CDS encoding 30S ribosomal protein S15 produces MAKMHTRRKGNSGPTRPLRTEVPSWSTMTSEEVTTVVADLWKQGVSTSEIGMILRDKYGVPDVKLATGKKITKILKENGEKFAVPEDLYNLIVKAIGMRKHMNYNHKDVHNKRALQNTESKIRRLVKYYQSAKVLPADWKYKPETAEMLITR; encoded by the coding sequence ATGGCAAAAATGCACACCCGTAGGAAAGGAAACTCTGGACCTACAAGACCACTTCGTACAGAAGTACCTTCATGGTCAACAATGACCAGCGAAGAAGTAACAACCGTAGTTGCTGATCTCTGGAAGCAGGGAGTAAGCACAAGCGAGATCGGAATGATCCTCAGGGACAAGTATGGTGTACCTGATGTAAAGCTTGCAACCGGCAAGAAGATCACAAAGATCCTGAAAGAAAACGGTGAAAAATTCGCTGTACCTGAAGATCTCTACAACCTTATCGTAAAGGCAATCGGAATGAGAAAGCACATGAACTACAACCACAAGGATGTACACAACAAGCGTGCTCTCCAGAACACCGAATCCAAGATCAGAAGATTGGTAAAATACTACCAGTCCGCAAAGGTTCTTCCAGCTGACTGGAAATACAAGCCAGAAACTGCTGAGATGCTTATCACCAGATAA